A portion of the Bubalus kerabau isolate K-KA32 ecotype Philippines breed swamp buffalo chromosome 1, PCC_UOA_SB_1v2, whole genome shotgun sequence genome contains these proteins:
- the EEF2 gene encoding elongation factor 2: protein MVNFTVDQIRAIMDKKANIRNMSVIAHVDHGKSTLTDSLVCKAGIIASARAGETRFTDTRKDEQERCITIKSTAISLFYELSENDLNFIKQSKDGSGFLINLIDSPGHVDFSSEVTAALRVTDGALVVVDCVSGVCVQTETVLRQAIAERIKPVLMMNKMDRALLELQLEPEELYQTFQRIVENVNVIISTYGEGESGPMGNIMIDPVLGTVGFGSGLHGWAFTLKQFAEMYVAKFAAKGEGQLGPAERAKKVEDMMKKLWGDRYFDPATGKFSKSANSPDGKKLPRTFCQLILDPIFKVFDAIMNFKKEETAKLIEKLDIKLDSEDKDKEGKPLLKAVMRRWLPAGDALLQMITIHLPSPVTAQKYRCELLYEGPPDDEAAMGIKSCDPKGPLMMYISKMVPTSDKGRFYAFGRVFSGLVSTGLKVRIMGPNYTPGKKEDLYLKPIQRTILMMGRYVEPIEDVPCGNIVGLVGVDQFLVKTGTITTFEHAHNMRVMKFSVSPVVRVAVEAKNPADLPKLVEGLKRLAKSDPMVQCIIEESGEHIIAGAGELHLEICLKDLEEDHACIPIKKSDPVVSYRETVSEESNVLCLSKSPNKHNRLYMKARPFPDGLAEDIDKGEVSARQELKQRARYLAEKYEWDVAEARKIWCFGPDGTGPNILTDITKGVQYLNEIKDSVVAGFQWATKEGALCEENMRGVRFDVHDVTLHADAIHRGGGQIIPTARRCLYASVLTAQPRLMEPIYLVEIQCPEQVVGGIYGVLNRKRGHVFEETQVAGTPMFVVKAYLPVNESFGFTADLRSNTGGQAFPQCVFDHWQILPGDPFDNTSRPSQVVAETRKRKGLKEGIPALDNFLDKL, encoded by the exons ATG GTGAACTTCACAGTAGACCAGATCCGGGCCATCATGGACAAGAAGGCCAACATCCGGAACATGTCTGTCATTGCCCACGTGGACCATGGCAAGTCCACTCTGACGGACTCCCTGGTGTGCAAGGCGGGTATCATCGCCTCTGCCCGGGCTGGGGAGACCCGCTTCACTGACACCCGGAAGGACGAGCAGGAGCGTTGCATCACCATCAAGTCAAC GGCCATCTCCCTTTTCTACGAGCTTTCAGAGAATGACTTGAATTTCATCAAGCAGAGCAAGGATGGCTCTGGCTTCCTCATCAACCTCATCGACTCCCCTGGGCACGTCGACTTTTCCTCAGAGGTGACAGCTGCACTCCGTGTCACTGACGGTGCCTTGGTGGTGGTGGACTGCGTGTCGG gtgtgtgtgtgcagacaGAGACGGTGCTGCGCCAGGCCATCGCCGAGCGCATCAAGCCAGTGCTGATGATGAACAAGATGGACCGGGCCCTGCTTGAGCTGCAGCTGGAGCCTGAGGAGCTCTACCAAACCTTCCAGCGCATCGTGGAGAACGTCAACGTCATCATCTCCACTTACGGCGAGGGCGAGAGCGGCCCCATGGGCAACATCATG ATCGACCCCGTCCTTGGTACTGTTGGCTTCGGGTCTGGTCTCCACGGTTGGGCCTTTACCCTGAAGCAGTTTGCTGAGATGTATGTGGCCAAGTTTGCTGCCAAGGGCGAGGGACAGCTAGGGCCTGCTGAGCGGGCCAAGAAGGTGGAGGACATGATGAAAAAGCTGTGGGGAGACCG GTACTTTGATCCAGCCACCGGCAAGTTCAGCAAGTCAGCCAACAGCCCTGATGGCAAGAAGCTGCCACGGACGTTCTGCCAGCTCATCCTGGACCCAATCTTCAAG GTGTTTGATGCAATCATGAACTTCAAGAAAGAGGAGACTGCAAAACTAATTGAAAAACTAGACATCAAGTTGGACAGTGAAGATAAGGACAAGGAGGGCAAACCGCTTCTGAAG GCTGTGATGCGCCGCTGGCTGCCTGCTGGGGATGCCCTGCTGCAGATGATCACCATCCACCTGCCTTCCCCTGTGACGGCCCAGAAGTACCGCTGTGAGCTCCTGTACGAGGGGCCCCCAGACGATGAGGCAGCCATGG GCATTAAAAGCTGTGATCCCAAAGGCCCTCTCATGATGTACATTTCCAAAATGGTGCCGACCTCTGACAAAGGTCGGTTCTATGCCTTCGGCCGGGTCTTCTCAGGGCTGGTGTCTACTGGCCTGAAGGTCCGCATCATGGGACCCAACTATACTCCTGGGAAGAAGGAGGACCTGTACCTGAAGCCGATCCAGAG GACAATCCTGATGATGGGCCGTTATGTGGAGCCCATCGAGGATGTGCCTTGTGGCAACATTGTGGGCCTGGTGGGCGTGGACCAGTTCCTGGTGAAGACTGGCACCATCACCACCTTTGAGCATGCCCACAACATGCGGGTGATGAAGTTCAGTGTGAGCCCTGTTGTCAGGGTCGCTGTGGAGGCCAAGAACCCGGCCGACCTGCCCAAGCTGGTGGAAGGTCTGAAGCGGCTGGCCAAGTCGGACCCCATGGTGCAG TGCATCATCGAGGAGTCCGGGGAGCACATTATCGCGGGGGCTGGGGAGCTGCACTTGGAGATCTGCCTCAAGGACCTGGAGGAGGATCACGCTTGCATCCCCATCAAG AAATCTGACCCAGTTGTCTCGTACCGGGAGACTGTCAGCGAGGAGTCGAACGTGCTCTGCCTGTCCAAGTCCCCCAACAAGCACAACAGGCTTTACATGAAGGCGCGGCCCTTCCCTGATGGCCTGGCTGAGGACATCGACAAGGGCGAGGTGTCCGCCCGCCAGGAGCTCAAGCAGCGGGCCCGCTACCTGGCTGAGAAGTACGAGTGGGATGTGGCCGAGGCCCGTAAGATCTGGTGCTTCGGCCCTGATGGCACGGGCCCCAACATCCTCACAGACATCACCAAGGGTGTGCAGTACCTCAATGAAATCAAGGACAGTGTGGTGGCTGGCTTCCAGTGGGCCACCAAAGAG GGGGCACTGTGCGAGGAGAACATGCGGGGCGTGCGCTTTGACGTCCATGATGTGACGCTGCACGCTGATGCCATCCACCGTGGGGGTGGCCAGATCATCCCCACGGCTCGACGCTGCCTGTATGCCAGTGTGCTGACTGCCCAGCCGCGGCTCATGGAGCCCATCTATCTTGTGGAGATCCAG TGTCCAGAACAAGTGGTTGGTGGCATCTACGGTGTCCTGAACAGGAAGCGGGGTCACGTCTTTGAGGAGACCCAGGTGGCCGGCACCCCCATGTTTGTTGTGAAGGCCTACCTTCCTGTCAATGAGTCCTTTG GCTTCACCGCTGACCTGAGGTCCAACACGGGCGGCCAGGCCTTCCCCCAGTGTGTGTTCGACCACTGGCAGATCCTGCCCGGTGACCCCTTTGACAACACCAGCCGCCCCAGTCAGGTAGTGGCAGAGACACGCAAGCGCAAAGGCCTGAAGGAAGGCATCCCAGCCCTGGACAACTTCCTGGACAAGTTGTAG